The genomic segment CCCACCAGCGCGGCCCGCTCCTCCATCGAGGTGATCCCCAGGTGGCGCCCTCCGGGGGGGCGGGCCCGGAACGCGCCCAGGTCGAAGCCGACGCCGTTGTCCGCGATGCTGACGCTGGCGGCGTCCTCCGTCGCTTCGGCCGTGATGGTGACGGCGGTGGCCCGGGCGTGCGCCCGGACGTTGGTCAGGGCCTGCCGGGCGATGGCCAGCACGGCGTGGCGGACGGCCGACGGCAGAGGACCGTCCTGCCCCCGCGTGACGACCGTGGTGGGAATGCGGTGGCGCCGGCCGAAGTCGCGGCCCATGGCGTCCAGCGCGGCGAACAGCGACTCGTCGGTGCGCTCGGACCGGCGCAGCTCGGTCATGAATTCGCGCAGTTCGCCCATCGCCCGCTCCAGCACCGTCCGCAGCTCCCGCAGGTCGCCGCGGCCCTGGTCGGGTCCCGCCGCCGCGGACAGGTCGGTCTGGAGCAGCGCCTCGGCGACGGTCTGGGCCAGCCCGTCGTGGATCTCGCGCGCGATGCGCCGCCGTTCCTCGAGGACGCCGATGTCCGCGATCCGGTGAGCGAACCGGGCCGTATGCACCGCGGCGGCGACGTGGGAGGCGACGGCCTGCAGCAGCCCGGGGGCGACCGGATCGCCGGCGAAGCCGAGACCGAGCGCGCCCAGGGTCTGACCCTCCGCGCGCAGGGGAATGCAGGCTACGGTTCCGGGCGCGCCGCTGCCTGCGGACCCCTCGGGGATCACCCCGATCTCACCCCGCGTGCTCGCCGCCAGGAGGTGGGGCAGCAACCCCGCGGCGGTGGGGCCGTCGATCCCCCGCATGCCGACGAGGTCCACGGTGCCGGTGTCTTCGCGCTCCAGGGCCAGCACGGCGAAGCGCGCCGAGGCCAGGGAGCGGGCGACATCGAGCAGGGCCGGCCACAGCACCGCCGGGTCGCGCGCCAGGGCGCGGCTCACCTCGCCGAACCCGGCCGCAGCCTCGGCGAGGGCCGCCGCGCAGACCCGTTCCTGCTGGGCCCGCAGGAGGATGGCGCCGACGGGTTGCGCGGCCAGTTCCGCCGCCTGGAGGTCTTCCCGCGTAAACCGCGGCGCGGCGCGGCCGCGGTTCAGATTCAGCACACCGACCGGCCGGCCGAGGGCCGCCAGCGGCACGCAGAGCGCCGATCCGATCTCGTCCCGGGCGGGGCGCGGGGGAATCGGGGTCTCGGGGGTGAGCAGCGTCGCCTGACCGTCCTGCAGGATCCGTCCGGCCACCCCCTCCCCCAGGGCCGTGCGGACGCGGCGGTAGGTCTCGGGCAGGTGGTGGGCGGCGAGAATCTCCAGCTGGCCGGAGGGAGGATCGAACAGCATCAGCGAGCCGCCGTGCGCCCGGAAGTGATCGGCGAGCATCACCAGCGCCGCGGAGGCCGCACCCGCGGCGTTTGGGACGGCCCCCGCGATGCGGCGGAGTTCTTCGAGCAGGCGACCGAAACGGCGGCGGCGCATGCGGTCCTCCGCCCCCGCGCTGGAGGCGATCCCCGTGCACAGGCAGGCCAGGACCGTCAGGCCCCAGAGCACGTAGTTGCCGGGGGCGAACAGGGAGTGCGGAACGGCGGGCAGTTGAACCGCGCCGACGGCGGCACTGACCACAGCGGCCCCGCTCTGTCCGAGCAGCACGCCCGCCAGCGCCGCAACGGGGAAGGCCAGGAGGAGATACTCGCGGCCGTGGGCGGTGAGCACCATCCCGGTGGCGATGGCCACGGTGTCGAAGCCGATCCCGGCCCGCATCACCGCGTCGTCGGCTTCGGGATACCGCCAGGCGTACAGGGTGAGGGCGAGGGTATACAGGAAGATGGCGGCATACAGTCCGATGAGCGCGATACGGGGACCGGGGCTCGGCCGCAGCGCCTCCAGGGCGATCAATGAGGCCAGCACGAGCCAGCGCAGCGGAATGACGGCTTCGGTAAAGCCGGGCCGGACGCGCACAGGCTGCCCCCTTGTTGCCGACCCCCAGTGTTCGGCGCATCGGGTGGCAAAACCCTCCGCGCGGTAGGCCGTTCGGCCGATTGTCCCCGGTTCGCCCCTCTTCCTAGAATGACAGTGCCCGAAAGCCGGGGCAGAGGAGACGATGGCACGATTCACCTATCGGGCCTTTGACCAGGCCGGGCGGCTGGAGACCGGCGTCGTGGATGCGGAGACCGCCCGCCTGGCCGCCGCCTCGCTGCAGGCCCGCGGCTATCTGGTCAGCGCGCTGCAGGAGCAGGAGCAGCTGGAGAGCGCCTCGCGCCAGCTCGCGCGCCTCTTTCGGGTCAACCGGGGCGACCTGGTGCTCTTCACCCGGCAACTGGCCACGATGATTTCGGCCGGGCTGCCCATCGTCGGCGCCCTGCAGGTGCTGGAGCAGCACGCCAGCAACCGTCGGCTGCGCGGCATCATCAAGGCCGTGCGGCTGGGCATCGAGCGCGGGGGAAGCCTCTCCGCCGAGATCGCCCGCCACCCCGAGGCCTTCAATCCGTTCTTCGTGAACACCGTGCGCGCGGGGGAGGTGAGCGGAGTCCTCGACGCCGCCCTGGAGCGCCTGGCGGACTACATGGAGCGCGAACTGGATCTGATCCAGAAGGTGCGCACCGCGGCCACCTATCCGCTCCTCGTCCTGGGATTCACGGTGCTGGTGGCCGCCGGCGCCGTGATTTTCATCGTCCCCATGTTCACCCGGGTGTTCCAGTCCTTCCGCGTGCCCCTGCCCGTCGTGACGGTCGTCCTGCTCCAGGTCAGCCGGGCGCTGGCCGCCTCCTGGTGGGTCCTGCTCCTCCTCGCCGCCGCGGTTGCCGCCGCCGTGGCCGCGGTCCGCCGCTCCCCCTCCGGGCGGCGCGCCCTGGACGCGCTGTGGCTCCGGCTGCCCATCCTCGGGCCGGTGGTGCTGCGGCTGGCCCTCTCCCGCTTCGGCCGATCCATGGCCGTGGTGATTCGCAGCGGGGTCCCGCTGATGGAGGGGATCACCGCCGTGGCCGGCGCGCTCGGGAACCAGGTCGTGGGAAGCGCGGTGGAGATGGCGCGGGACCGGATGCGGGTGGGGGCCTCCATGGCGGAGGCGTTGGCCGCCAGCCCCGTCATCCCGCCCATGGTCGTGCAGATGGTGCGCGTCGGTGAGGAGTCCGGGGCGATGGAAGAGGTGTTGAACAAGGTCGCGGACTACTACGAGCGCGAGGTGGACAACACGGTGAAGCGGTTCGCGGCCGTGGTCGAGCCCGCCTTGATTTTCGCCGTCGGCGCCGTGGTCTTCGTGGTTGCCCTCGCCGTCCTGCTCCCGATCTGGAGTCTGATCGGCAACATCCGCCGCTAGGCCTTTCGTCCCATCCCCGGTCCGACCTTCCCATTGTGGCCGGCCCTCCGCCTCTGGCACGATCTCTGCTGTGACGCCTACGAGGGGGCGTGAGGAGATCTCAGTGGAAACGAGGGAGGACGTCCGATGAGGCATCTGAGGAGACAGTTGTGGAAGGCGCGGACGGCCGCCGCCGGCTTCACGCTGATCGAGATCGCCGTGGTGATCGCGATCATCGGGCTGCTGGTGGCGATCGCTCTGCCCAGCTTCCTGGGCGCCCGGCAGAAGGCGTACAGCGCCGAGGTCCGGCAGATCGCCAGCGAGTGGAAGGCGCTGGACTTCTCGTGCCTGGTCGAGAAGAACTTCAACACCAGCCGGTGCGACACCGCCGCCGAGATGGGCTGGACGCCGCCGCCGAACAGCGCGGTCTGGAACTTTTCGGGGTACGCCATCGAGTGTCTGACCGCGGCCAACGCCGACGCCGCCCTGATCGGTACGGCCGCGACCTGCACCGTCGGGGCCCCGGCGGCCACGGAGTGGATGCGGCTGTCCGTCCCGGGTGTGGCCGGCGGCGACATGAACGGGAAGACCTACCGCATGGTGGTGGGCGCGGGAGCCAGCGTCCGAGGGCTGGTCGGCGATCTGATCACCCCCTAACGGAGGCTGTGTCGTCCGGGAGGCGGGTCCACCGCCTCCCGGACGCTCCGATCATGCGGCGCCTGGACGCCCGAGGCCTGGGGATGCTGGAACTGCTGCTGGCCCTTGCCCTGGGCGCGGCGGTCGTGGTCCTCGTGCTGCCGTCCTTCGCCCGGTACCAGCAGGTGCGGGACCTGCGCCACGCCGCCCGCCAGCTCCTCGCGGACGTCAGGCTGGCCCAGCAGCACGCCCAGACCCTGGACGCCAACGTCCGGCTGGTGTATGCTCCCGGGCCGCCGTCCCGCTACACGCTGGAGAAGGCGGACGGCAGCCCCCTGAAGCAGACCGAGGTTCCCGCGACCGTCACGGTGAGCGGTTCCTACATCGCGACCCCCCTCGAGTTCCGTCCCTCGGGGGCGCCGGCGGCCGCGGGAGAGTTCTGCCTCACCGAGGGAACCCAGATCCTCCGTCTGGACGTCGCCGCGGGCACGGGACGGGCACAGCTGAGCGAGGTGACGTCGTGTCCGTGAGGCACGGGGAGGTCGAGGACGCCCGCGGGCTCACCCTGATCGAGGTCGTCGTGGCCACGGCCGTCTTCGGCCTCGTGGTCTTCGTCCTGACGGGATTCTACTTCACGGCGTCCTCCCACGGGCTGCTCGGGCGCAGCGTGACCACCGGCACCCTGCTGGCCCAGCAGCGGCTGGAGTGGCTCACAGGTCGCGGCGTCGCCGGTCTGGTCGCGGGAACGACCACCGAGACGGTGGATGAACTCGGCAGGCCCGATCCCGCGGGACGCTATACCCGGACGACCACGATCACGCGGCCGGTCCTGGGATCCTCCCGCCTGAGCCAGGTGGCCGTCACGGTGACCTGGCTGGAGGGGACGGTGACGCGGACGGTCACGCTGACCACGCTGGTGGGGGACTACTGATGGACGGGATGGCGGGGCGGCGGGCCGAGGCCGGTCTGACGCTGGTGGAGATGGTGGTCTCCCTGGCGCTGATGAGCCTGGTCGTCCTCACCTTCTACGGCCTGATCGCGGTGGCCGTCCGGGGGTGGGGCGCGCTGGAGGGGCAGATGGAGGTGCAGCAGCAGCCGCGCGTGGCGCTGACCCGGATCGCCAACGAGGTGCGCCAGGCGCGCTTCGCCGTCGTCGGCAACAGCGGCAGCGACCTGGGTCTGGCCAAGGTGACCGTCCTGACGCAGGACGCCGCCGCCGGAGCGACCGCCATCGCCGTGGAGGATCCGTCCCCGCTGTCGGCGGGGATGCCGCTGGTCATCGTCAGTGTGGACCGCCTGGAACGCGGGACCGTCGCCGCGATCGCCGGCAGCACCGTCACCCTGTCGACCCCGCTGGCCCGCACCCACCGCCGGGGGGAAGCGGTGTACCGGGCCGCGACCGCGTTGAGCGCCGACGCCTCCGCCGGCGCGGCGAGCTTCGCCGTGGACGATGCGACCGTCGTCCGCTCCGGAGACCTGATCGCCGTGGGCGACGAAGGACCCCTGGTGGTCAGTGCGGTCGTCGGCAACCTGGTGACGGTGGCGGCGCCCCTCGCGCAGTCCCACCTCGCCGGGGAGGCGGTCCAGCCCCTGACCGTGATGTTCCGCTGCGAGGGCGGCTGCGCCGACCCCGGCGTGCAGGTCACCCGCTGCACGGCGGGGTGCAGTGCGACCGCCAACCGCGCGCCGCTGGCGGACGGCCTCGCCGCGCCCGTCGGGCGGACGATGTTCGCCGCAACGACGAGCGCCCTTGCCGTCGCGGCCTCCGCCGGCTCGACCCAGATCTGCCCGGCCACCGTCACGGGGTTCGCCGTCGGCGACCGGATTCAGATCGGCAGCGACGCCCAGCAATCCTCGGAGGTCCTGCGGCCCGAGCGGCGGACCGTGGCCTCCATCACCGGGGGCTGCCTCGTGCTCGACCGGGGACTGACGCGCGGGTACCCTGCGGGCACCGCCGTCCGGGTGCCCGCCGTCGAGCTCGCCGTGCGGGCCACGCTGGTCAACGACGCCGCGGGAGGGCAGGTGCAGGAGGTCGTGGTGGCGACCCGGGCGGGGCTGAGGAACTAGCGATGTCCACGCGGCACATCCCCGGGCGGGATCCCCGCGCGGCGCGTCGCGCCGGCGAGGCGGGGGCGGCCCTGGTCACCGTCCTCATCCTGGTGGCCGTCCTCACGGTCATCGGCCTGGCCATGGTGGACCTGGTCCTGACCGAGATCGGTATCGCCTACACCGGCGAGGACGCCGTGGCCGCGCAGTACATCGCGGAAGGCGGGCTGGCCCGCGCCCTCCACGAGCTGGACCAGGATGCCGGCTGGACGGGCGTCACCGACGCGCTCGGCGACGGCCAGTACCAGGTGACGGTGACCTCCTCCGGTCTCCTGCGCGCCATCGAGTCGGTGGGGACGCGCAACGGCGCGCGGCAGGTGGTCGGCGCCGCGGTGAAGGTCGTGCCGCGCTTCCTGCTCGACGGCATCGTCGGCAACACCACCGTGACGCTGGGAGGCGCCGCGCCGGGGGTGACCGTAGAGAACGCCTTCCCCGGCGACGCCGCCGCGGCCGTGCACGCCAACAACCGCCTGGGCGCGCCCGCGGCGATCACCGTCAACTCCGCCGGGGCGGTCGTGGTCGGGGCGGTGACGGCGAACGGGTCCATCACCGGGATCAGTTGCGGTACCTGGCCGTGGCCCTGCGATCCGGCGGCGCCGGTCGGTCGGTTCCCGCGGCTGGACATGGACAGCGGGGATCCCAACAGCTACCGCAGTCGCGCCATCGCCACCATCGACCCGGCCGACGGGTTGAACCTCTACTTCCGGGGCGGGGCGGCGAACAGCCGCTGCTCCGCCCCGGGCTGGAACTTCAACGCGCGGGAGACCCAGCGCTGCTGGGACCGCTACGTGAGCAGTCGGGGCGGGACACTCGGCGCGGGGATGAGCAGCCCGGTGTACTACGTGGAGTTCAACCCCGGCGAGCGGACGCAGTACACGATCTCGACCCAGACCATCGCCCACCGCAGCTCACTGGGAGCCAACAACGGCGGCGGATCGACCACCCTGACGATCGCCCGCCCGGCGGGGCTGGCCGCCGACGATGTGATGATCGCGGCCATCGCCGTGGTCGGGGGCTCGACGACCGGGATCACGCCGCCGGCCGGATGGACGCTCGTCCCGGGAGGCGCGAACCCGATCGACAACGGGACGACGCTCCGGCTCGCCGTCTACTACAAGGTCGCCGGCACCGCCGAGCCGGCGAACTACACCTGGACGTTCAGCGCGTCGCGGAAGGCCTCGGGCGGCATCCAGGCCTACCGGAATGTCGACCCCGCGGCGCCGATCGACGTGGCGCTGGGCCAGGCCACGCCCAGCGGGACGACGCACTCCACGCCGGCGGTGACCACCAGCGTGGACGGGACGATGCTGGTGGCCTCCTTCGCCGCCGCGGCAGGGGGCACGTGGACGCCCCAGACCCCGGGGCTCGTCGAGCGCTACGACGCGCGCTCCACGGGAGGGGCCCAGAGCACGCGGACCTCCTCCGAAGGGACGGAGCAGCTGCAGGCCGCGGCCGGTCCAACGGGGGTGAAGTCCTCCCGCACGACCGTGGCCGCGGTGGGGGCGACGCACATCCTCGCCCTCGCTCCCCGGCGGGTGACCGTGGACTGCGTCGGTCTGGCCGCTTCGGCACTCGAGACCCTGTGCCTGCGTTCCCGACCGGCCACCGACAGCAACGGCAACATCGTCTATCCGCTGAGCGCACCCGCTCAGGTCACCGGCCTGATCGGCGTATTCCGCCGGGACGCCGGGACCGTCCAGGGGGACATCTTCGTCGAGAACGTCTCCCTGCGCACGGCGGACTACCGGCAGCAGAGCCCGGCCGGCGATCCGGCCCTGGTCGCCGCGGGGGCCGTGCGCCTCACCTCAACAGGTGCTTCCGCGGCGGCCCGCACCGTCGAGATCCGCGGCATCGTCTACACCTTCGCCGGGGTGGATAATCCCGGCGGCGGCTGCGTCCCGCCCTCGCCCTGCGGCGACGACCTGCAGGGATCGGGCGGGACGGGCCTCGACATCCAGCACGACGCGGATCGCGTTACCGTGGTGCTGCGGGGGGTGGTGATGTCCAACGGTGCCATCCTGCTCCGCGACGGCGTCTCGAACGCGGGAGCCGTCGCCGTGCGCCACGACGGCGCGGTGATCGAGGCCCTGCCCACCGCGTTCATGCCGCTGTCCACGGGCAACGTCCTGCTGGCGGTCTCCTGGTCGTCGAAGGACTAGGCTGCGGGGAGTTTCTGCGGCGGGCACGAAGTAGGAAGACCGGTCATGGCGTCGTGGCAGGATCTCCTTCGGATCGGCGCGGTCGCCCTCGGGGTGGACATGGGGACACACGCCATGAAGGTCGCCGAGTTGCGCCGCACCGGTCGCGGGATCGAGCTCACGCACTACGGCATCGCCCCCACGCCGCCGGGCGCCGTGGCCAACGGGATGATCCTGGACCGGCCCGCCGCCTCCGGGGCGCTGCGCATGCTGCTGCGCGCATCAGGCATCCGCGGGCGGCGGGCCGTGATCTCCGTCACGGGCCAGAACGTCCTGGCCCGGATCCTGCGCCTGCCGCCCATCCCCGCCGATGAGGTCAAGCAGGCCATCCGCTGGGAAGCCGAGCGCCACCTGCCCTTTCCCGTGGAGGAGGCGGTGCTGGATGCGCAGGTCGTCGGCGAGGTGACCGACGACGGGCAACGGCAACTCGAGGTCCTGCTGGCCGCCGCACCGGAGACGGTAGCCCTGACCTGCATCGAGACCGTGGAGGAAGCGGGATTGCAGGTCGAGGCGGTCGAACTCTCCGCGCTGGCGATGGTTCGCGCGCTCAGCCGGCGAGAGCATCCCGGCGTCGTGGCCATGGTCAACCTGGGCGCCTCCACCACCGAGGTGGCGGTGGTGCGGGGCGGGGTGCCGCAGTTTACACGGACGATCGCCGAAGGGGTGGAGGGGCTGGCCGAGGGCGGCGAGACCGCCATCATCGAGGGGAGGCTGGACGCGGTTGTCAGTCAACTCCGGCGGTCCTTCGACTTCTACCGCGTGCAGTACGGGCGGGCGCAGATCGATCAGATCCTGCTGTGCGGAGGCGGCGCCCGCGCCGACGGGGTGGACCGGCACCTGGCCCTGGAGATGGAGATCCCCGTCGCCGTCGGGACGCCGCTTGAGGAGGTGCACCCGGGATCGCACCTGGACAGCGACACGGTCCGCCGGCTGGCTCCGCAGCTGGTGACGGCCATCGGATTGGCGCTGAGAACGCACACGTGAGGGCGTGTCGATGAGAATCGAACTTACTCTGATGCCTCCCGCCGTCCTGCAGCGGCGTGAGCGCACCGCCCGGCGGCGTGTCCTGCTGGGCGTCCCGCTGGCCGCCGCCGTCGTGGTGGCCGTCACCTACGGCCTCCTCGCCCAGCAGGCCATGCAGGCCCGGGCCGTATCCAGGGAGACCGAGGAGTTCCTGAAGACACTGCGTCCGGTGGCGGTGCGGCTGGCGCAGCTGCAGGCGGAGACCGAGGCTCTGGAGGCGCGCCGGGCGCGGGTCCGTGCCCTGGTCGGGCGGCCGGGTCTTCTGTCCTCGCTGCTGGAGGACCTCGGCCGCCTCATCCCGCGCAACGCCTGGCTGCAGTCCGTGGTGGTCGAGGGGACCACGGTGACGATCGTCGGCAGCGCCACGGATCTCTCCGCGGTCGGGCTCTTTGCCGCGACCCTCCCCCGCTCGCGGGTGCTCGCCGACGTCCAGATCCGATCCGTCCGGCAGACCCAGATCGGCACCCGGACGGTGACGCAGTTCCAGCTGGCGGCGAGGCTTCGCTAGATGCCGGCCCTGAAGCGGCGCGAGCAACGGGTGGTGGGCGCCGGGGCTGTGCTGCTGGCCGCGGCCGCCGTGACCTTCGTGATCCTCCTCCCGGCAACGGACCAGGTCCG from the Armatimonadota bacterium genome contains:
- a CDS encoding GAF domain-containing sensor histidine kinase — encoded protein: MRVRPGFTEAVIPLRWLVLASLIALEALRPSPGPRIALIGLYAAIFLYTLALTLYAWRYPEADDAVMRAGIGFDTVAIATGMVLTAHGREYLLLAFPVAALAGVLLGQSGAAVVSAAVGAVQLPAVPHSLFAPGNYVLWGLTVLACLCTGIASSAGAEDRMRRRRFGRLLEELRRIAGAVPNAAGAASAALVMLADHFRAHGGSLMLFDPPSGQLEILAAHHLPETYRRVRTALGEGVAGRILQDGQATLLTPETPIPPRPARDEIGSALCVPLAALGRPVGVLNLNRGRAAPRFTREDLQAAELAAQPVGAILLRAQQERVCAAALAEAAAGFGEVSRALARDPAVLWPALLDVARSLASARFAVLALEREDTGTVDLVGMRGIDGPTAAGLLPHLLAASTRGEIGVIPEGSAGSGAPGTVACIPLRAEGQTLGALGLGFAGDPVAPGLLQAVASHVAAAVHTARFAHRIADIGVLEERRRIAREIHDGLAQTVAEALLQTDLSAAAGPDQGRGDLRELRTVLERAMGELREFMTELRRSERTDESLFAALDAMGRDFGRRHRIPTTVVTRGQDGPLPSAVRHAVLAIARQALTNVRAHARATAVTITAEATEDAASVSIADNGVGFDLGAFRARPPGGRHLGITSMEERAALVGGILQVESRPGGGTKVTVRIPLGRGRDENPRPAG
- a CDS encoding type II secretion system F family protein — encoded protein: MARFTYRAFDQAGRLETGVVDAETARLAAASLQARGYLVSALQEQEQLESASRQLARLFRVNRGDLVLFTRQLATMISAGLPIVGALQVLEQHASNRRLRGIIKAVRLGIERGGSLSAEIARHPEAFNPFFVNTVRAGEVSGVLDAALERLADYMERELDLIQKVRTAATYPLLVLGFTVLVAAGAVIFIVPMFTRVFQSFRVPLPVVTVVLLQVSRALAASWWVLLLLAAAVAAAVAAVRRSPSGRRALDALWLRLPILGPVVLRLALSRFGRSMAVVIRSGVPLMEGITAVAGALGNQVVGSAVEMARDRMRVGASMAEALAASPVIPPMVVQMVRVGEESGAMEEVLNKVADYYEREVDNTVKRFAAVVEPALIFAVGAVVFVVALAVLLPIWSLIGNIRR
- a CDS encoding prepilin-type N-terminal cleavage/methylation domain-containing protein; translation: MRHLRRQLWKARTAAAGFTLIEIAVVIAIIGLLVAIALPSFLGARQKAYSAEVRQIASEWKALDFSCLVEKNFNTSRCDTAAEMGWTPPPNSAVWNFSGYAIECLTAANADAALIGTAATCTVGAPAATEWMRLSVPGVAGGDMNGKTYRMVVGAGASVRGLVGDLITP
- a CDS encoding GspH/FimT family protein is translated as MRRLDARGLGMLELLLALALGAAVVVLVLPSFARYQQVRDLRHAARQLLADVRLAQQHAQTLDANVRLVYAPGPPSRYTLEKADGSPLKQTEVPATVTVSGSYIATPLEFRPSGAPAAAGEFCLTEGTQILRLDVAAGTGRAQLSEVTSCP
- a CDS encoding prepilin-type N-terminal cleavage/methylation domain-containing protein, coding for MSVRHGEVEDARGLTLIEVVVATAVFGLVVFVLTGFYFTASSHGLLGRSVTTGTLLAQQRLEWLTGRGVAGLVAGTTTETVDELGRPDPAGRYTRTTTITRPVLGSSRLSQVAVTVTWLEGTVTRTVTLTTLVGDY
- a CDS encoding prepilin-type N-terminal cleavage/methylation domain-containing protein, which encodes MDGMAGRRAEAGLTLVEMVVSLALMSLVVLTFYGLIAVAVRGWGALEGQMEVQQQPRVALTRIANEVRQARFAVVGNSGSDLGLAKVTVLTQDAAAGATAIAVEDPSPLSAGMPLVIVSVDRLERGTVAAIAGSTVTLSTPLARTHRRGEAVYRAATALSADASAGAASFAVDDATVVRSGDLIAVGDEGPLVVSAVVGNLVTVAAPLAQSHLAGEAVQPLTVMFRCEGGCADPGVQVTRCTAGCSATANRAPLADGLAAPVGRTMFAATTSALAVAASAGSTQICPATVTGFAVGDRIQIGSDAQQSSEVLRPERRTVASITGGCLVLDRGLTRGYPAGTAVRVPAVELAVRATLVNDAAGGQVQEVVVATRAGLRN
- a CDS encoding pilus assembly PilX N-terminal domain-containing protein encodes the protein MSTRHIPGRDPRAARRAGEAGAALVTVLILVAVLTVIGLAMVDLVLTEIGIAYTGEDAVAAQYIAEGGLARALHELDQDAGWTGVTDALGDGQYQVTVTSSGLLRAIESVGTRNGARQVVGAAVKVVPRFLLDGIVGNTTVTLGGAAPGVTVENAFPGDAAAAVHANNRLGAPAAITVNSAGAVVVGAVTANGSITGISCGTWPWPCDPAAPVGRFPRLDMDSGDPNSYRSRAIATIDPADGLNLYFRGGAANSRCSAPGWNFNARETQRCWDRYVSSRGGTLGAGMSSPVYYVEFNPGERTQYTISTQTIAHRSSLGANNGGGSTTLTIARPAGLAADDVMIAAIAVVGGSTTGITPPAGWTLVPGGANPIDNGTTLRLAVYYKVAGTAEPANYTWTFSASRKASGGIQAYRNVDPAAPIDVALGQATPSGTTHSTPAVTTSVDGTMLVASFAAAAGGTWTPQTPGLVERYDARSTGGAQSTRTSSEGTEQLQAAAGPTGVKSSRTTVAAVGATHILALAPRRVTVDCVGLAASALETLCLRSRPATDSNGNIVYPLSAPAQVTGLIGVFRRDAGTVQGDIFVENVSLRTADYRQQSPAGDPALVAAGAVRLTSTGASAAARTVEIRGIVYTFAGVDNPGGGCVPPSPCGDDLQGSGGTGLDIQHDADRVTVVLRGVVMSNGAILLRDGVSNAGAVAVRHDGAVIEALPTAFMPLSTGNVLLAVSWSSKD
- the pilM gene encoding type IV pilus assembly protein PilM, yielding MASWQDLLRIGAVALGVDMGTHAMKVAELRRTGRGIELTHYGIAPTPPGAVANGMILDRPAASGALRMLLRASGIRGRRAVISVTGQNVLARILRLPPIPADEVKQAIRWEAERHLPFPVEEAVLDAQVVGEVTDDGQRQLEVLLAAAPETVALTCIETVEEAGLQVEAVELSALAMVRALSRREHPGVVAMVNLGASTTEVAVVRGGVPQFTRTIAEGVEGLAEGGETAIIEGRLDAVVSQLRRSFDFYRVQYGRAQIDQILLCGGGARADGVDRHLALEMEIPVAVGTPLEEVHPGSHLDSDTVRRLAPQLVTAIGLALRTHT
- a CDS encoding PilN domain-containing protein, which produces MRIELTLMPPAVLQRRERTARRRVLLGVPLAAAVVVAVTYGLLAQQAMQARAVSRETEEFLKTLRPVAVRLAQLQAETEALEARRARVRALVGRPGLLSSLLEDLGRLIPRNAWLQSVVVEGTTVTIVGSATDLSAVGLFAATLPRSRVLADVQIRSVRQTQIGTRTVTQFQLAARLR